One segment of Salvia splendens isolate huo1 chromosome 20, SspV2, whole genome shotgun sequence DNA contains the following:
- the LOC121781350 gene encoding receptor-like protein 9DC3, giving the protein MNGILPAPIGNLSTSLSRFSASNCSIRIGNLRNLEILDLSKNQLTGFIPTTFQVGCTLQLERAPPQFVYFCGIQHLDLYKNQLTGFIPTTFSIGCGLESLNLNGNKLAGSLPQSLSNCRRLQVLDIGNNKIQDTFPVWTRNLTNLGFLILRSNNLSGTVPSLTYYTTLPFLPMLQVFDISHNAFIGNLPQVYVRNLKVVIDARENHQGEYELPFRFILPIPSIPFYAYSFTLTVKGSDLEYKRILIALTTIDMSSNRFSGSIPNSIGDLNSLSNMNLSHNYLTGEPLPPVMLQEEDGHDYGILEGFCWEAVVSGYGCGFVIGLIVGCLILGYGRPKWLVEWIYRFYRIKTRSRRRNVAPQRRR; this is encoded by the exons ATGAATGGTATCCTTCCAGCTCCCATTGGAAACTTGTCTACTTCTCTTTCCAGGTTTTCAGCATCTAACTGCAGCATTAGAATTGGAAATTTGAGGAATTTGGAAATTTTGGATTTGTCCAAGAATCAACTCACCGGATTCATCCCAACTACATTTCAAGTAGGTTGTACGCTTCAGTTGGAAAGAGCGCCACCCCAATTCGTTTATTTTTGTGGTATACAGCATTTGGATTTATACAAGAATCAACTCACAGGATTCATCCCGACTACATTTTCAATTGGTTGTGGGCTTGAGTCACTCAACTTGAATGGTAATAAGTTGGCAGGATCATTACCCCAATCCCTTTCAAATTGTCGAAGGCTGCAGGTTCTTGATATTGGAAACAACAAAATACAAGACACATTTCCAGTTTGGACCAGAAATCTCACTAATCTTGGCTTCCTGATATTGAGATCCAACAACTTAAGTGGTACCGTTCCTTCTCTCACTTACTATACTACTCTTCCATTCCTCCCCATGTTGCAGGTTTTCGATATATCCCACAATGCATTCATCGGCAATCTGCCCCAAGTATATGTGAGGAATCTTAAAGTAGTGATTGATGCACGGGAGAATCATCAAGGAGAATACGAGTTGCCGTTTCGGTTTATACTTCCCATTCCGAGTATTCCATTTTATGCATATTCGTTTACATTAACAGTGAAAGGTTCGGATCTAGAATATAAGAGAATTTTGATAGCCTTGACAACAATTGACATGTCATCCAACAGATTCTCAGGCAGTATACCAAATTCCATAGGAGATTTAAATTCCTTGAGTAATATGAATCTGTCTCACAATTACCTCACAGGAG AGCCCTTGCCTCCAGTGATGCTGCAAGAAGAAGATGGTCATGATTATGGTATTCTAGAGGGATTTTGTTGGGAGGCAGTTGTTTCCGGGTATGGATGTGGATTCGTAATCGGTCTGATTGTGGGTTGTCTGATTCTCGGGTATGGAAGGCCTAAATGGTTGGTGGAGTGGATCTACAGATTTTACAGGATAAAGACGAGAAGCCGTAGAAGAAATGTGGCACCACAAAGAAGAAGATAA
- the LOC121781351 gene encoding F-box protein At3g07870-like: MVGIAANGLFLLYFPFGHPDIHLFIWNPLTRQYIELSRPKQSLSYNFNYKLCFGFGASQISGQYKVVCINCDGSAHHVYTLGTGAWRRVEAGAASGFRFYLDGRVVCNGNLHWTVYDSTRTLSICGFDVETECFNIFSAPPAAVDKRLIVELGVLRDCLCVSYVWKDEIYIWLMKEYRVEESWTFEYRLRYNAADFDFGACTGIKSVYPIKVFSDGDVLMLMAPRHIDYDYRKKRLIYYSGKTGTIEQLGLIYEHLGPIDEPLSTIGLFNRLTEKLRIMEELYVRNHLIHAMIFTPVLLSLKSFGIENVILY, from the coding sequence ATGGTAGGGATCGCAGCTAATGGATTGTTTCTTCTATACTTTCCGTTTGGGCATCCTGACATCCATCTTTTTATATGGAATCCTCTCACTCGTCAGTATATCGAGCTCTCCCGCCCCAAACAATCCCTGtcgtataattttaattataagttGTGTTTTGGATTCGGCGCGAGTCAAATTAGTGGGCAATATAAGGTCGTGTGCATCAATTGCGACGGATCTGCTCATCATGTGTACACCCTCGGGACGGGAGCATGGAGGCGTGTTGAAGCTGGCGCTGCTTCTGGTTTCAGATTCTATTTAGACGGGCGGGTTGTGTGTAACGGAAACCTCCATTGGACTGTGTATGACTCCACTCGAACCTTGTCGATATGTGGTTTTGACGTTGAAACAGAATGTTTTAACATCTTCTCCGCTCCTCCTGCCGCGGTAGATAAGCGTCTAATTGTGGAGTTGGGTGTTTTGAGGGACTGTCTGTGTGTTTCTTACGTGTGGAAGGATGAAATTTACATCTGGTTGATGAAGGAATACCGAGTTGAGGAATCTTGGACCTTTGAGTACAGGTTGAGATATAATGCTGCTGATTTTGACTTTGGTGCTTGCACTGGAATAAAGTCTGTTTATCCTATCAAAGTTTTCAGTGATGGTGACGTTTTAATGTTGATGGCGCCGAGACACATTGACTATGACTACAGAAAGAAGCGACTCATCTACTACTCCGGCAAGACAGGTACTATTGAACAACTCGGTCTGATTTATGAACATCTCGGTCCGATTGATGAACCACTTAGTACGATTGGGTTATTCAATAGGCTTACGGAAAAACTCCGTATCATGGAGGAATTGTATGTGCGGAATCACCTTATCCATGCCATGATTTTCACTCCTGTCCTTCTCTCACTAAAGAGTTTTGGAATTGAGAATGTAATCTTGTACTAG